The Triticum aestivum cultivar Chinese Spring chromosome 6D, IWGSC CS RefSeq v2.1, whole genome shotgun sequence genomic sequence GATAAGAAAAAAGCACCAGGTTGTGACTCAAAACAGGCTCCCAAGCCATTCCTGGAAATCATACAGGTTCAGACACAAGCAAGGTAACCAGCAGAGATAGAAAGAATCACAAATAAACCAATCATGGAAACTAATTAAACGGTTGTATTCATCCCTGTATACATGCCAACTGATCGATCCAGTGGCATCAGCAGTATGTATCTTTGCCAACACAAGAAAGAATGCACAAGTATCTCTGCTTCATTACTGTATTCATTCATATGCAGGCAGCAGCCCCAACTCAATATTAACCTAGCAAAATCTGTTGAATTTTTGCATGTGAGATCTATTGGCTTGTATTGCCATCAGCAGCAGAACAACCAAACTTAACCCAGCATTGCTGTAAACAAAACGGCAAGCCACCAAAGAGACATGTCCAAACAAGAGCAATATTCCATTACATACCAAAAAAAATCAACCAATATCATGCCCATGTTCAAATTTTGAAAACACAATTAAGAAGTTCGAATGTGATCACAGAACGTTCACCAACAGAAGAAGAATGCACAagtaactagtactccctccgtaaactaatataagagcgtttagaatactaaagtagtgatctaaatgctcttatattagtttacagagggagtatatgctaTGCCTACCCCAACTTCATCGGCGCATCTACTCTACCACTAAACTCAGCAGCACTCTCATTCAACGGCAGCAGCCCAACTCAACTTTAATCCGGCGGAATCTGTTGACTTGAACTCTGATCAGCAGGATGTTCTCTCTAGAAAGTCCGTTGACTTGAACTCTGATCACCAGGATGTTTTCTCTGGGAAGCCTGATGACTTGAACTCTGATCACCAGGATGTTCTCTCTGGGAAGCCTGGTGACTTGAACTCTCAGCAGAAGGAGCGCGTGGGTAGATGATGTCGTAGTGATCACCCGTGTACAGCAGGGTCACGCTCGGACGGGGAACTCCAGGACCAGTGTAGATATCTGGAGCATATCCTCGTTGGAGTGATTCCACTCTGAGGGGGACCTCAAGCGCTCTGGCCAAAGCCACCATCATAACATGGTCCGCGTACACACGAGCTGGAATGACGTGCTGCAAGCACCACTGTTTGTGCAACAACAAGTCAGGTAAAATGAGTGTCGTGTATCCAACAATGGATGCACAGGAAATTCAGCACGAGGTAATGTAAGGGAGCAGGTGCTGATACTGACAACTTCCAGACTGTAATTTCCTCCGGGCCCTTGTATAATCGGTTCATACACCTCCCTGTGCGAGCATATCTGGATAGCTACTAGTAATCTGAGGAAAACAAAAACTAACCAATAAAATGTGTCAGAAACATGAATTACGATGAACAGAAGGAAATGTAACATCAAGGGTGTTTTTTTCTCACTGTCTTGCGTCGTATCATATGTGCTGAAGAACTTGAGAAGTTTCTCTTTACGGCGACTAAAAATGGCACATAGCATGTCAGTGAGATGGCATGCATTCAGCTACAATACTTTGATGGAATTTCAGAAAACCAAGAGAATCAAAAACCTGCTAGTTGATTCCGTGCTCTTCCATTTCATTACGTTCACAATCAGCTCCTTAAATGCCTGAAAGAATCAGCAACTCAATTATTCACAGTTGATAATCATTACATACCATAGGTTACAATAATACATGCACAATATTGATCAATGGCAAGATATAAAGGAACACAGCTAAGACAACTCCCTGAGAAGCTTCAGTCATTAAGCATATACTATAGCATAGTAACAGAACGAGAATGGTGAGGTGACTGTACAATAATAACCAGCAGGTGTGCATTGTTGCAGTGCTCAAACAAGCATAAAATTATGTTATTTCCCTGTTATATTGCCGTTGTTCCTTTGCAAGTAAATTTCTCTTAAGGTCATTGTTACAATCGGGTTGTTAGCTTCACAATAAGCTTCAAATTTGAGTTTGTGCCAACATTGTGTAAAACTGTGACGGTATGCCACTACTGTTAAGCAATTGTGCATCTCCTGCAAATGACAAACAAAGATAGTGAGATGCCAGATGCTGTTTGAAGTGTAATGTAACCTGAATAGAATCATCATCCCTTGCAAGCATGTTTATACAAGAAAGAACCAAGTATGGAGAAGGCGAGAACTTACTCTTCTGCTTCGGGAAAACTCAGAGTTCCATTGAAGATTTGCACGTTCTGTAGACACTCTTCTAAGGAGACGGTGTTCCTCATGTGTGTCCTGCCTATCAATAACTTGCTCCTGTTGTACATTCGTGAAAACAAAGAAAGTTAAATAACTAAACCTACATCCTATGATAAGGAAAAGAGGGGAGGACGATTACAAGGTACGAAAATATGAAGCTCCTGTAGAAACACTCCCCATCTCCAATCACCGGTCTACATTCTGAATAAGCATCAAGATGGTTTGCCTCGTCAGAAGTAAGCTTATAGTGCCTTCTGACTTCAGATATGCGAAGTGTCTGCAACAAACACACAAATATAAGAATTCAAATTATGCTGAGTTAAACATGGAAACAACATATCTAAAAATGTGAAGGAaattttctttttattcaaattttcGGGTTTCCATGTTCTTTGGAAATGTTTGAAACCACTAGTATATAATCCCATCACTGATACTGATTCGTTGTTATTCAGTAAGAAAACAAGAAGATATCTATTAGCATGTGATAAACTTAACAAGAGTAAAAGTATGATTCAGGTCCCATCAGACTATCACAACCAAGAGTTAACATACAATTTAGTATTTATAAAAGAGAACATAATCCTTCTGAATAGTTGATTGTACAGGAACCACTAATCACAGTATCTTGTGATATAGGGCTTTGATCCTGATTTTTCTTGCACTTCATTTTGTGCATGACATTAGGCAAAATGGAGATGAACCTGGTGCTTCACATGTTCCGGACATATTCCCCTTCCTTTTGTACGAAAAATCTATTTGACAGGAAATGAAGAAAACGAAGTTAAATATCATACATCCTGCCAGTCTTACAATTGTACAGAATCAACAAGAAGATCGAGTATTTCAAAAGAAGAAATAGGGGAATGAAAAACGAACGGAATTAACAAACAACCAGTCCTTTTTCCTTTTCCCggtcaaaaggaaaaaaaacaataaTGTATAGCAAGACCACAAAACGTGTGCATCCAAAGCTTCTTTATTTTTGGCAACTATTTACATGAAATTATATTCCGAGACTTCTGAACCAGTTCCAGGTACCAATCAACCAAATGGCGAAACCTCTCGACCAAGTCCTAAAGTGCTTGCCGATTTTGCATGTAAATGGCAAATGATTTACAGGAATTATGCTCAGTTATGTAGTCTTGAACTAATGTCTAGATTAAAGATTCTCTGATAGCGGCATCTGTTTACAAAGGAAGCTCATACATTCAACTTCAGGCTCTGTTACCAAAATATTGCAGTAATCAGGACATGACCTCATGATTTCCCCACGTTTTACAGACAACAGTTCCAACAAGATAGCCAGTTGCTTCAAAATACAATACCAGATTGTGGAAAGACCCACGAGCAACAAGGACGTGGGTACTGCTGCCAACATTTGCCCAAGATTCCTCCTATATTCTAGGATGCCGCGTATCACTCTAACCAAGATTTCATGCCTTGATTACACTAACAGGTCCTAAATTTAACATGAACAAACAGAAACCAAGAAAACCAAAAAATCTCAGTTCTACTTTCTATGCACAAAAAATAGGTAAGTGCAAGAATGCTCATATGGTCATACCACCCACGAATCACAAGTGAGAAGAGTGGACAAGATTCAGGCCATACCTTGCTCTTAAGCCGACTCGGGACCGATTTCCCCTTTACTAGCAGTAGTTTGTCCAGCTTGGCGCCCTTTTTCGAAAAAAGTTTGTCCTGCTTGGGTCTCACCTTTACCACAGCCTTTACTTGTGATAGTTTCTCCTGCTCCACAGAATTAGCATCAAGATGACAAATTTCGGATTAGCAAAGGTGAAAGAGCTAACAAGATTGAAATATTGAGTTATCCAAATCCTTTCTACTCTTGCTAATTATTCATATGACTTGAGTTTTGAGGCTTCAGAGCCTGTTTCAGCCTTTCAGGCAACAGATGACCAAAGGCAAAAGGATCCAGATAATGTGCGTCAAGTTAAGTAATCCCGAGCAAACATTCAGCTTAACTTCCCCTATAACGACATTCATCTACACTGGAAACTGATATTACATTTTGGCATCAAGATTTCTTGCCAAAATATGACAGCAATCATTGCCAAGACATGATCCCCACATTTTTCACTTGCAGCAAAAGTGCAAAaaaatgctatcatacctaatagAAAAATCAATTAGCACAAGCCTGACACCCAAATCTTGAACAGTTGCGAATGATCACAACAAGATCCTTGCCTGTCTCTAAATTCGATAGCGCGCCGCAAGAAGAACTCGAGTAATAATCAGGAAATGCCTAGTCGTCAAACCGTCCCCAACATTTGCCTAAATTTGATTCCGTTTCTACTACTAAATCATCCCCAACCCCAAGATTTTAACAGACAGGGATCACAATTCCACATTCCGAACAGAAAGATTGGCCAA encodes the following:
- the LOC123143446 gene encoding uncharacterized protein produces the protein MEEPSGSGGAQPGEDGHGQEPAHEPSSYASSNGARSAAVPPPPRATPLHLEQAGGGADGSGSAAVGVDRRGNGTPPPKVIPSPPCSATARPQAAVQAAVDKENRRWAQQLNSLRAEGAMHRKEQEKLSQVKAVVKVRPKQDKLFSKKGAKLDKLLLVKGKSVPSRLKSKIFRTKGRGICPEHVKHQTLRISEVRRHYKLTSDEANHLDAYSECRPVIGDGECFYRSFIFSYLEQVIDRQDTHEEHRLLRRVSTERANLQWNSEFSRSRRAFKELIVNVMKWKSTESTSSRRKEKLLKFFSTYDTTQDIFVFLRLLVAIQICSHREVYEPIIQGPGGNYSLEVWCLQHVIPARVYADHVMMVALARALEVPLRVESLQRGYAPDIYTGPGVPRPSVTLLYTGDHYDIIYPRAPSAESSSHQASQREHPGDQSSSHQASQRKHPGDQSSSQRTF